In Shewanella sp. SNU WT4, one DNA window encodes the following:
- a CDS encoding trypsin-like serine protease, whose protein sequence is MKKSLLTMALATLLSPAMAIENGQIESASAFPSLVEMNCTGTIIAGKWVLTAAHCSWPSSGGIKPVNLVGAQTHGDSFIIDPLKDVVFNAGVASDIALWELSETPLFDKTLFLSNDYVERNLTSTFTIYGFGQTQQQLHSATYSIDNYLHEDDELLFFRASTKANSISGDSGAPYLLNGKIAAIHNGSAITEPPPGLEGENYHGTSASRISFAQDWILETVNAWHYPTIATVAAGQSKTIEVQSLHMSAVIDSASPTGDIEFDIANSSCINGGAQIQPFDICTYTITSKEGYEATLDLGNDQRIVINKGKGPTVTPPTPEPEAGGSSGGSAGWLSLLGLLALAYRRKG, encoded by the coding sequence ATGAAAAAATCATTACTAACCATGGCGTTAGCCACTTTATTAAGCCCTGCCATGGCCATTGAGAATGGTCAAATTGAATCAGCGTCAGCATTCCCGTCGCTAGTTGAAATGAACTGCACTGGCACAATAATCGCGGGTAAATGGGTGCTTACCGCAGCCCACTGCTCTTGGCCGAGCTCCGGTGGCATAAAACCGGTGAATTTAGTGGGCGCCCAAACCCATGGCGACTCATTCATTATTGACCCCCTCAAAGACGTGGTATTCAATGCTGGCGTAGCTAGTGATATCGCGTTATGGGAACTGAGTGAAACACCGTTATTCGACAAGACATTATTCTTATCTAATGATTATGTGGAACGCAATTTAACTTCCACGTTCACCATCTATGGATTTGGGCAAACCCAACAGCAATTACACAGCGCCACCTATAGTATCGACAATTATTTACACGAAGATGATGAACTCCTATTTTTCAGAGCCTCAACCAAAGCTAACTCTATATCTGGCGACTCTGGCGCCCCATATTTACTCAATGGAAAGATCGCCGCTATACACAACGGTTCGGCAATAACAGAACCTCCTCCAGGTCTAGAAGGCGAAAACTATCACGGCACTTCAGCGAGTCGCATATCCTTCGCACAAGATTGGATCTTGGAAACGGTAAACGCCTGGCATTACCCAACAATTGCGACGGTTGCGGCGGGTCAAAGCAAGACGATTGAAGTGCAATCATTGCACATGAGCGCAGTGATTGACTCAGCCTCACCCACTGGCGACATTGAATTTGATATCGCAAACTCTTCTTGCATCAATGGCGGGGCGCAAATCCAGCCATTTGATATCTGTACGTACACGATTACCAGCAAAGAAGGTTATGAAGCGACGTTAGATTTAGGCAATGACCAACGCATTGTTATCAACAAAGGCAAAGGGCCGACAGTAACGCCGCCTACGCCAGAGCCTGAAGCGGGCGGGAGTAGTGGTGGCAGCGCGGGCTGGTTAAGCCTTTTAGGTTTGTTGGCGTTAGCGTATCGCCGCAAAGGCTAA
- the traF gene encoding conjugative transfer signal peptidase TraF, protein MTTISDKVSVIGWSLVTFIALSLAAYSYGYRLNTSQSYPPGLYVIDAVKSNYQVNDRVLLCPPVHNSIKDAIRRGYLAMGYCDSGSVPMIKSIAAVSGDAVTLNDEVVIRDKALPGSTIQHQDSQGLALTPYRHYGKSRFWVPPENVFVHSFYAPSDSFDSRYFGPVPTANILGTIRPVILLPDLQNLFAAQP, encoded by the coding sequence ATGACAACTATCAGCGACAAGGTATCAGTTATAGGTTGGTCACTCGTCACTTTTATTGCACTTAGCTTAGCGGCGTACAGTTACGGCTACCGGCTCAATACGAGCCAGTCCTACCCACCGGGTTTGTATGTCATTGACGCCGTTAAATCGAACTACCAAGTGAATGACCGGGTGTTGCTTTGCCCACCGGTTCACAACAGCATCAAGGACGCAATTCGTCGAGGCTACCTTGCAATGGGGTATTGCGACAGTGGTAGCGTCCCAATGATAAAAAGCATTGCGGCAGTCAGCGGCGACGCAGTTACGCTTAACGATGAAGTCGTTATTCGTGACAAGGCATTACCTGGTAGCACCATTCAACACCAAGATAGCCAAGGGTTAGCGCTGACACCGTATCGGCACTATGGTAAATCTCGCTTTTGGGTGCCTCCTGAAAATGTATTTGTGCATTCTTTCTATGCCCCAAGCGACAGCTTTGATAGTCGCTATTTTGGCCCTGTGCCAACCGCCAATATTCTGGGCACCATTAGGCCCGTAATATTACTGCCTGACCTGCAAAACCTGTTTGCCGCACAACCTTAA